The Bacteroidota bacterium genome has a window encoding:
- a CDS encoding TlpA disulfide reductase family protein: MPLLILFASFLENCQRDQVSKDECIILGRFTGMDGRTLYLKEVDIRQLRPIDSIRIKTNDEKFKFHLNVIEPGFYVIQIGTYDYFPLVLKRGDIIDFQADAYDVHRSYMVSGTSDNIILKHYFDFTNRNEERIQKLNQVFLKSKELPDFARIRDSINVIYETIIQDQQDSVKKIIRQNPGSLSSLFIINQKFGPQPVLNEKDHLNYFLILDSALTINYPTNKHTLDHHKRIASYKEVEMERQLILENLKIGSKAPDISLNDPQGIPHKLSDYRNKIVLLDFWAAWCAPCRKENQNLIALYEKYKNRDFEIFSVSLDNNKDLWVNVIKTDKITWIQVSDLKYPSSPIQKIYNVEEIPQSYLIDREGKIIEKNLKGKDLADKLKELFK; encoded by the coding sequence GTGCCCCTTTTAATTTTGTTTGCTTCTTTTTTGGAGAATTGCCAAAGAGACCAAGTTAGTAAGGATGAATGCATTATACTTGGAAGATTTACCGGTATGGATGGGAGGACATTGTACCTAAAAGAGGTAGATATTCGCCAGTTAAGGCCGATTGATTCAATCCGTATAAAAACAAATGATGAAAAATTCAAATTCCATCTAAATGTCATTGAACCTGGGTTCTATGTCATCCAGATAGGAACGTATGATTATTTCCCTCTTGTATTAAAAAGAGGAGATATTATTGATTTCCAGGCCGATGCATATGATGTTCATCGATCATACATGGTTAGCGGTACCAGTGATAATATTATCTTAAAACATTATTTTGATTTCACAAATCGCAATGAGGAAAGAATTCAGAAACTAAACCAGGTATTCCTCAAGAGCAAAGAATTGCCAGATTTTGCAAGAATCAGGGATTCTATCAATGTTATTTATGAAACGATCATTCAAGATCAGCAGGATTCTGTTAAAAAAATCATCCGGCAGAATCCCGGATCACTTTCATCGCTTTTCATTATCAACCAGAAATTTGGTCCGCAACCTGTTTTAAATGAGAAGGATCATTTGAATTATTTTTTAATATTAGACAGCGCTCTGACGATAAACTATCCAACTAACAAGCATACATTAGATCACCATAAACGCATAGCGTCGTATAAGGAGGTAGAAATGGAGAGGCAGCTTATACTTGAAAATCTCAAAATTGGATCGAAAGCTCCAGATATAAGCTTAAATGATCCTCAGGGTATTCCTCATAAACTCTCGGATTATAGAAATAAAATCGTTTTACTCGATTTTTGGGCTGCCTGGTGTGCACCATGCCGGAAAGAAAACCAAAACCTTATTGCACTTTATGAAAAATATAAAAACAGGGATTTTGAGATTTTTAGTGTATCACTTGACAATAACAAAGACTTATGGGTCAATGTCATTAAAACGGATAAAATAACCTGGATACAAGTCAGTGATCTAAAATATCCCAGCTCACCCATCCAAAAAATCTACAATGTGGAGGAGATTCCACAATCCTATCTTATTGACCGGGAGGGCAAGATCATCGAAAAGAATTTAAAAGGTAAAGATCTGGCAGATAAACTAAAGGAATTGTTTAAATAA